GAGCACGGGAGGGCCAGCCTGGCTGACACTGGTCCGCCAGAACTGGCGCTTTCTGGCCTGCGTTTGTTTATTACAGGGAGCGCATGCAGCCTATTACGGTTTTAGCGCTATTTACTGGCAGGCAGCTGGGTATTCTGCTTCAGCGGTGGGCTATTTGTGGTCGCTGGGCGTGGTGGCAGAAGTCATTATTTTTGCGCTGAGTAATAAACTTTTCCGCCGTTGTAGTGCACGCGATATGCTGCTGATCTCGGCGATTAGTGGCGTAATGCGCTGGGGAATTATGGGAGCAACGACGGCGTTGCCGTGGTTGATAGTGGTGCAAATTCTGCATTGCGGCACCTTCACGGTCTGCCACCTGGCGGCCATGCGTTATATTGCCGCCCGCCAGGGTAGCGAAGTCATTCGTTTGCAGGCGGTTTACTCTGCCGTTGCAATGGGCGGTAGTATCGCCATCATGACCGTCTTCGCCGGTTTCCTGTATCAATATCTGGGCCACGGCGTGTTCTGGGTGATGGCGCTGGTGGCGCTTCCGGCAATGTTCTTGCGCCCGAAAGTTGTTCCCTCATGCTGATTCGAGCATTTTGCGGATCTGATCCTGTTGGTGTGTTGTCAGCGTCAGATCTGTGTAGATCAGCGGTGGTGAAAAGAGCGGTAACGGCGTGGTGTAAGGCGCAATAATCAGTGCCGCGCCGCGTGGAGCACCTCTCTGCAAAAATGCTTTTACCGACATATGCTTAATGTTGAGCGGCAGTAACGTTAGTTCACGTAACTGCTGCTCAATCTGCGCTTCACGCTCGCTATCATTCCCGGTCAGTAGAATAATCTGTTTTTCATGCAGGTCGTTTTCCTGCATTAGCCAGGCACCGAAAATCACCGCGACCAGACCGCTTTCCTCATCAGAAAGATGGACGCTGTATTCACTTTCAAATCCGGTCAGCGCCGCGCGGGTGGTGCGCACCAGGCGTGGGTACAGTCTGGAGAACTCTTCTGGCAGGGTGTTATCAATACCGATGGCAAACAAACTGCGATTTAACGCCTGGGCGAGGTGAGTATAAAGCTGATCGCATAACCCCTGTTCATCATAAAAACGAACATTTCCCAGCTCACGAAAATGGTTTACCAGACGTTTGATAGACTGACGCAATTGTCTATCCCGCTGATGCGCATCCCGAATTGGATCGGGAACTCGCAACATGGAAAAAAGTAATGCCATAAATAGTGGCTCATCAGGCGGTACAGGCTGGAGCGCCCGACGCTGCCAGTGGCGTCCAATTTCCTGCGCTACCTGAAATTCCAGGCAGGATTCTGCCCAGCGACGTTGGAGCGGATTAAACTGAGGCGTAATGCCAGCGTGGTGCTGCAGCAAGCAATATTGCAGATACAGACACAGGAAATGAATATCGCGCGATTCAAAGCGTTTTTGCAGCCGTCGGGAGCAGAGATTCACTAACGCTTGTAGATTGGTATCGTCGTAAAAGTTACGCGAAATTCCGCGCCGCTTTAGTTCACTCTTCAGAGCGGGTGTGAATTGGCTGGTAATAAATGACGGACACAGACGGAAACCACGTCGTAGCCAATGAAATAAACACAAACGTTGGTTAAGCACTGTGCCTTCAACCCGGTAGCTACCGTCATAACCAGTAGTCAGTGTGAGTTGATGATAGCGCAGGATCTCCCGTCCTGTTTCGCTGATATCAAGACAGGCAATATCATCATCCACACCATTAAGCTTGCTGAAGGTTGCCGTGGTGGCGGTCGACCCCGGCTGAAAGAGTGTCAGCAAGATCTGGCAGCGGCGCTGGGGAGCCGAAAGGACAGATGGTGAAGCAAGCGTAGGCATCATCTGTAGATCTCCCATAAGCATAATTGATAAGAATAGCTAAAGTTTGCCCAGGGAAATGGCGAAGGGAATGCTAATCATCAGAAATGTTGGCAAGCGTCACAGAATTTTTCTCATCTTAAACTGTTCTGACCAGTGGATTAGCTCGTCTAAAGGTGGATTTGTGAATGATTATCGCGCTAGCGATCATGGGTTAGTTGTGCGGATTCAACGTGCTAAGGATAAAATCCACTATTTGTTCGCGATAAACATCACCGTGACGATCGGAAAAAGCATCAATGTGTTCGCCGTCAGGGATTAAGATTAAACGTTTTGGCTCTTTTGCCAGATCATACAACTTTTGGCTGTGCTGCCATGGGATAACGTGATCGGCCTTACCGTGAATGAGTAAAACTGGGATCGGGCTGACGCTGGCGATGTAATTTTCGCCGCTGTAACTCTCATCAAGTAAGTAGCCACTGCCGGGGATCATCTGGTTGGCGATGGTTGCATAAGAGGCAAATGTGGAGTCGAGGATCACTGCACGTATGCCCTCACGATCACCCTGACCAACGACATCAAGAATATTCGCCCCGCCAATACTCTGCCCGAACAGCACCAGTCGTTGTGGGTTTACATCACTGCGATGGCGCACCACATTGATGGCACTTAGCGTATCGTCCAGCAATCCGGCCTGAGACGGTGTGCCTTTTGATTTACCAAACCCGCGATAATCAAACATAAAAACGTTGAAATTACGCTCGGGTAACCAACTGACCAGCGGCCAGTGGGCGGACATATTTCCGGCATTGCCGTGAGCATGAATGATGGTTGCGATGGCGTTGTCAGCGGGGCCTGTCGAAGAAGGGATAAACCAGCCTTGCAAACGAGTACCGTCCTTAGCTGTAAATTCGACGGATTCCGCCGACCAGGGGTCGGGACCGTAAATTTTGTCGTCGGGATAATAGAAGAAGTTGATGGCAACTCGCGGCACTAAATAAACGCAGAAGACAACAACAAAGAGAATAAACAGAATTTTGAGAACGCGTGTGTTCACTGGCAGTGCCATAACCTTTCCTTGCGACTTCTTTATCATCCATTAATCGGGGAAAGATGGTGGGAGAGTGACGAAAGAAAGTAAAGCAGTGAGGAAGCATTTCGGAATAGCGCCTGAAAGGCGAGGGCGGGTGAGAGAAATCACCCGCCAGAGAAATTAACGCTTCAGGGCGTCGCTTAACTCGTCACGCATGTTCGCCAGCATGGCTTTAACAACGCGCGGGTTACCGGCAACGATGTTACCGGTCAGCATGTAGTTATGACCACCGGTGAAGTCGCTGACGATGCCGCCCGCTTCACGAACCAGTAGCTCGCCTGCGGCGAAATCCCACGGACGCAGACCGATTTCAAAGAAACCGTCAACACGACCTGCGGCAACGTAAGCCAGATCCAGCGCCGCAGAACCAGTACGACGGAAGTCTGCACATTCGTTGAACAGTTTGCCGACGATGTTGATGTAAGTGGTAGCGTACTGTTTTGCTTTGAACGGGAAGCCGGTCGCAAGAATAGTACCGTCGAGATCGCGAGCGGTGCTGCCGCGCAGACGGTAGCCGTTCAGCTGTGCGCCCTGACCGCGAGTGGCGGTGAACAGTTCGTTACGCATAGGATCATAAACCACAGCAACTTCAGTGCGGCCTTTGATACGAACGGCAATAGATACCGCGAAGTGCGGCAGGCGTTTGATAAAGTTGGTAGTGCCATCCAGTGGATCGATAACCCATTGAACATCCTGATCGGTACCTTCAAGTTCACCGCTTTCTTCGGTGATGATGGTGTGCTGTGGGTAAGATTTACGAATCGTGTCGATAATCACCGCTTCGGCAGCTTTATCTACGTTGGTCACGAAATCGTTACTGCCTTTCTGGCTCGCTTCTACAGCGTCCGGGGTTTCATAGTTTTTGGCAATTAAATTACCCGCCTTGCGCGCTGCGCGCACGGCGATGTTCAGCATCGGATGCATCGGTCTCTCTCACTGGATGTTAAAGAACGGGAAAACGGCGCAGAGTATAGCAGCGAGATCGGCATCTGTCTTCGTTTTATGATAAGATGCGTGAATAATCTTTAGATGAAGAAAGACAATGCTGCAAAATATTCGAATTGTGCTGGTGGAGACGTCACACACCGGTAATATGGGTTCTGTTGCCCGTGCCATGAAAACAATGGGCTTAACCAATCTGTGGCTGGTTAATCCATTGGTGAAACCTGACTCCCAGGCGATTGCTCTGGCAGCAGGGGCCAGCGACGTGATTGGTAATGCTCACATTGTCGATACACTCGACGAAGCGTTAGCCGGTTGTAGCTTGGTGGTTGGCACCAGTGCACGCTCGCGCACGCTGCCGTGGCCGATGCTCGACCCGCGCGAATGCGGTTTGAAAAGCGTCGCTGAAGCGGCAAATACGCCGGTGGCACTGGTTTTTGGTCGTGAGCGTGTCGGCTTGACCAATGAAGAGTTGCAAAAGTGCCATTATCATGTCGCCATTGCCGCTAACCCGGAATACAGTTCGCTTAACCTGGCGATGGCTGTTCAGGTTATTGCCTATGAAGTGCGCATGGCCTGGCTGGCGACTCAGGAGAACAGCGAGCAGGTTGAACATGACGAGACGCCGTATCCGCTGGTCGATGATCTGGAACGTTTTTACGGTCATCTTGAACAAACGCTGCTGGCAACCGGCTTTATCCGTGAAAACCATCCGGGGCAGGTGATGAATAAGCTGCGTCGTCTGTTTACCCGTGCGCGCCCGGAAAGCCAGGAGTTGAATATCCTGCGCGGGATTCTGGCTTCTATTGAGCAGCAG
The nucleotide sequence above comes from Escherichia coli. Encoded proteins:
- the csiE gene encoding stationary phase inducible protein CsiE: MMPTLASPSVLSAPQRRCQILLTLFQPGSTATTATFSKLNGVDDDIACLDISETGREILRYHQLTLTTGYDGSYRVEGTVLNQRLCLFHWLRRGFRLCPSFITSQFTPALKSELKRRGISRNFYDDTNLQALVNLCSRRLQKRFESRDIHFLCLYLQYCLLQHHAGITPQFNPLQRRWAESCLEFQVAQEIGRHWQRRALQPVPPDEPLFMALLFSMLRVPDPIRDAHQRDRQLRQSIKRLVNHFRELGNVRFYDEQGLCDQLYTHLAQALNRSLFAIGIDNTLPEEFSRLYPRLVRTTRAALTGFESEYSVHLSDEESGLVAVIFGAWLMQENDLHEKQIILLTGNDSEREAQIEQQLRELTLLPLNIKHMSVKAFLQRGAPRGAALIIAPYTTPLPLFSPPLIYTDLTLTTHQQDQIRKMLESA
- the trmJ gene encoding tRNA (cytosine(32)/uridine(32)-2'-O)-methyltransferase TrmJ; amino-acid sequence: MLQNIRIVLVETSHTGNMGSVARAMKTMGLTNLWLVNPLVKPDSQAIALAAGASDVIGNAHIVDTLDEALAGCSLVVGTSARSRTLPWPMLDPRECGLKSVAEAANTPVALVFGRERVGLTNEELQKCHYHVAIAANPEYSSLNLAMAVQVIAYEVRMAWLATQENSEQVEHDETPYPLVDDLERFYGHLEQTLLATGFIRENHPGQVMNKLRRLFTRARPESQELNILRGILASIEQQNKGNKAE
- the hcaT gene encoding 3-phenylpropionate MFS transporter yields the protein MVLQSTRWLALGYFTYFFSYGIFLPFWSVWLKGIGLTPETIGLLLGAGLVARFLGSLIIAPRVSDPSRLISALRVLALLTLLFAVAFWAGAHVAWLMVVMIGFNLFFSPLVPLTDALANTWQKQFPLDYGKVRLWGSVAFVIGSALTGKLVSMLDYRVILALLTLGVASMLLGFLIRPTIQPQGASRQQESTGGPAWLTLVRQNWRFLACVCLLQGAHAAYYGFSAIYWQAAGYSASAVGYLWSLGVVAEVIIFALSNKLFRRCSARDMLLISAISGVMRWGIMGATTALPWLIVVQILHCGTFTVCHLAAMRYIAARQGSEVIRLQAVYSAVAMGGSIAIMTVFAGFLYQYLGHGVFWVMALVALPAMFLRPKVVPSC
- the suhB gene encoding inositol-1-monophosphatase → MHPMLNIAVRAARKAGNLIAKNYETPDAVEASQKGSNDFVTNVDKAAEAVIIDTIRKSYPQHTIITEESGELEGTDQDVQWVIDPLDGTTNFIKRLPHFAVSIAVRIKGRTEVAVVYDPMRNELFTATRGQGAQLNGYRLRGSTARDLDGTILATGFPFKAKQYATTYINIVGKLFNECADFRRTGSAALDLAYVAAGRVDGFFEIGLRPWDFAAGELLVREAGGIVSDFTGGHNYMLTGNIVAGNPRVVKAMLANMRDELSDALKR
- the yfhR gene encoding alpha/beta hydrolase encodes the protein MALPVNTRVLKILFILFVVVFCVYLVPRVAINFFYYPDDKIYGPDPWSAESVEFTAKDGTRLQGWFIPSSTGPADNAIATIIHAHGNAGNMSAHWPLVSWLPERNFNVFMFDYRGFGKSKGTPSQAGLLDDTLSAINVVRHRSDVNPQRLVLFGQSIGGANILDVVGQGDREGIRAVILDSTFASYATIANQMIPGSGYLLDESYSGENYIASVSPIPVLLIHGKADHVIPWQHSQKLYDLAKEPKRLILIPDGEHIDAFSDRHGDVYREQIVDFILSTLNPHN